A region of the Actinomycetota bacterium genome:
CGGCACGCCGCGCTGCAAGGGCGTGCCGGCGAGTGCCCTGGATCAGTTCCTCGACGGCAGCGCAGGGTTCGCCGGTGCCGCGACGGTAGGTATGGGCCAGGGTCCGCACGATCACGACCTCATCGGGGCGCCTGACCTCGCCACCTATACGCTCGTGCCGTGGGAGATCGGACTGGCCCGGTTCGCCTGCGATATCGAGGTCGACAGCGAACCGTGGCCGTACTGCTCGCGGACGGCGCTCCGTCGTCAGATCGATCGCCTCGCGAAGGCCGGCTACACGATGATGGTCGGCGTCGAACCCGAGCACATGCTGGTCAAGCGGTTGCCCGATGGCTCGATCGTTCCCTTCGACCCATCCGGTTTTGACACCCTCGACAAGCCGTGCTACGACTTCAAGGGCCTCGCTGGCAGCCTCGATTACCTGCGGACCATCGTGGGTTATCTCGAGCAACTGGGCTGGGGTCCGTACGCCTCCGACCACGAGGATGCCACTGGCCAGTTCGAGATCAACTGGAAGTACGCCGAGGCGCTCGAAACGGCCGATCGTTACACGTTCTTCAAGATGATGACGAGCCAGGTCGCAAGCCGCTACGGGGCCATTGCGACGCACATGCCCAAGCCGTTTAGCGATCTAACCGGCAATGGCAGCCATTTCCACTTCTCATTGTGGGATGGCGACACCAACGTCTTCATCGATAGGACGGACCCGCGCGGCCTCGGACAGTCGCAACTCGCCTACCACTTCCTCGGGGGCCTGCTGGGGCATGCTCGGGGTCTTTCCGCCTTGAT
Encoded here:
- the glnT gene encoding type III glutamate--ammonia ligase, with amino-acid sequence MTEARRDERPTRESIARRLADDGVTYMLAQWVDIHGTPRCKGVPASALDQFLDGSAGFAGAATVGMGQGPHDHDLIGAPDLATYTLVPWEIGLARFACDIEVDSEPWPYCSRTALRRQIDRLAKAGYTMMVGVEPEHMLVKRLPDGSIVPFDPSGFDTLDKPCYDFKGLAGSLDYLRTIVGYLEQLGWGPYASDHEDATGQFEINWKYAEALETADRYTFFKMMTSQVASRYGAIATHMPKPFSDLTGNGSHFHFSLWDGDTNVFIDRTDPRGLGQSQLAYHFLGGLLGHARGLSALIAPTVNCYKRLSIGAYLTGARSGFTWTPAFITYGDNNRTQMFRTPDPGRFECRVVSGAVNPYLGLAGLIAAGMDGIERGLDPGAPMVGRNMYETPLAEARREGLRFLPQNLSEALDEFEKDEVVQGALGPGFAAEFLRIKRDEWVRYHRAVGRWELDQYLTLF